Part of the Pseudodesulfovibrio mercurii genome is shown below.
GCTCGCACGAGATCTTCATCACCAACACCGTGGAAACGGTCATCGACGACTGGAGCGGCGTGTCCGGCTCGGTCATCTACGGTCCGGGCTACACCGTGACCGCCGAGGCTTTCGACGCCGAGAACAACCCGATCAGCGACGTCCAGTTCACCACCTGGGGCAACGACCAGCACCTGGGCATCTACACCAACGGCACCGGCGACGACCAGAAGGTCGATGACCTGGACGGCAAGGAGCAGATCACCTTCGAGTTCGACGATCCGCAGAGCTCCTTCAGCATCGAGTTCATCGCCCAGGGCAACAACCACGTCAACGCCTGGGTCTATCCCATCGGCGGCGGCGTTCCGGTCATGTACGAAAACGTGGGCAACGCGGTATTCATCACCCCCGGCTTCGACTTCGACACCATCGTCTTCATCCCGGACGGCTCCTTCGGCATGGAGAGCCTGACCACGGTCACCGGCGGCGAAAACCTGCTCATGGGCACGGCCGAAGGCAATGTCCTGGCCAACGACTACGACGTGGACAACGTGACCTTCGACGACGCGGCGGCCGGCGGCGACCCGAGCCTCATGGAGCTGTCCGTGTCCGACATCGACTCCACCAACGTGCCCGGCAACGCCCCCAGCGCGGGCAGCGACCTGGACGGCAACTACTGGATCGTGGACGGCGAGTTCGGTTCGCTGAAGATCTACGAGACCGGCGAATGGTCGTACACCCCGACCGAACAGACGGACGGCGAGGGCGGCTGGCAGAACCTGGACCACAGCGCGACCGACGTCTTCGAGTACACCGTGTCCGACGGCTCGGGCGGGACCGACACCGCCTCCATCGAGGTCTCCCTGAACGTGAACACCACGGGCGTGACCGGCGGCTCCGGCACCCTGTCGGGCACCGACGGCAACGACGTCCTCTTCGCTGCGGACGGCGACACCGTGTCCTCCGGGTCCGGCCACGACGCCATCGTCATCGACCCGGTCTACCTGGGCAGCGACGCGGGCACGGTCAACGTCACGGACTTCAGCGACGGCGACCGGCTGGTGCTCGGCAACATGGAGGGGGCGAACGTGACCATCACCTCGGACAGCAACGACGTCAATCTGGTGTTCTCCGACATTGACGGCAGCGACGACATCACGGTCAACCTGCTGGGGGTTGCCCCGGTGCACGACGCTGTGGATCAGACGGTGGAAATCACCACCAGCGACGATCTGAACCAGCTCATCCAGACGATCATCGACTCCGGCAACGACAGCATCCTCTAGGGGATCGGGGCCGGAAAGGTCCTCCCAGTCGATGACGCGGGCAAAACGGACGAGCGCGGATGAACGGAGAACCCGTAAACCGAGAGGCCTGGAAGACCCCCCTTCCGGGCCTCTCCCGCGTGGTGCGGGGCGACCTGCGGGAAAAAGTGCGGGGAGCGGCCGGGGCTAGCGAGCCACGGGCGCGAAGGACGCCCTGGTCAGCCCGGCCAGGTCATTGGGAGCGAGCTCGATGTCGAGCCCCCTCCTGCCGCCGCTGACGAACATGGTCCCGCACGCCAGGGCGGACTCGTCGATGACCGTGGGCAGCCGCTTCTTCTGGCCCAGGGGAGAGACCCCGCCGACCACGTAGCCCGTGGTCCGCTCGACCACCTTGACCTCGGCCATGGCCGCCTTCTTGGCGTCGAGCGCCTTGGCCACGGCCTTCAGGTCGAGCTTGAGCAGGACCGGGACCACGGCCACGGCCAGGGTGCCGCCTGCGTCCACCACCAGGGTCTTGAAGACCCGCTCGGGCGATACGCCGAGTTTTTCGGCCGCCTCCACCCCGAAGGAAGGGGCGGCGGGGTCGTGTTCGTATTCGTGGACCGTGTACGGAATCTTGGCCTTCTTGGCCGCGTTGATGGCTGGCGTCATGGACGGTTACCTATCGAATGGAGCCCGTTCGCGCAAGGGACGCGCGGCGGGTTTCGGGATCATTTTCCCCGCCTGCCGGTCAGGGTCCGGATGGTCGCCCGGCCGGGCATGAGGAAGACCATGGGCACGAGCACGAAGAACAGGCAGCCGAAGGCGAAGGAGATGTCGTTGTAGGCCAGCATGGTGGCCTGGCGCATGACCTTCTTCTCGAGCAGGCCGAGGGCCAGGGGCAGGGCCTGGGCCGCGCCCACGCCCTTGGCCAGCAGGGTCTGGACCGCCTGGGTCAGATAGTCGCGGGTGGCCTGGTTCAGGTCGCTGATGTGATCGGTCAGGTAGACGCGGTGGATGGCCACGCCCCGGTCCAGGAGCACGGCGGCCAGGCTGTAGCCGATGTTGCCGCCCACCCGACGGGTCAGGGTATAGATGGAGGACGCGTCGGTGATCAGGCTCTTGTCCACCGAGATCAGGGAGACCGTGGACAGGGGCACGAACATGAACGGCATGCCGATCCCCATGATGATCAGGGGCGGAATGAGGTCCAGGTAGCCCGCCGTGGTGGAGAGCCGCATAAGCTCGTAGTAGGCCAGGACGATGACCCCGATGCCCGCGAAGAGCAGCGGCTTGGCCCCCACCCGCTGGAAGGCCCAGCCCGCCAGCGGCATGAACGCGAGCAGGACCAGGGCGCGCGGGGCCAGGACCAGGCCGGACTCGAAGGCCGGATAGCCGAGAATCTTCTGGGTGAACTGGGGCAGGACGAAGGTGGTCCCGAACAGGGAGACGCCGAAGACCAACCCCATGACCGAGCCGAGCACCAGGTTGCGGTCCTTGAGCACCCGGAAGTTGACCACGGGCTCGTCGCTCCTTAGTTCCCAGAAGACCAGGACGACGAGGGAGACCACCGTGGCCGCGGTCCACCAGACGATCATGGGGGACTCGAACCACTGCTCGTCGTTGCCCCGCTCAAGGACCACCTGCATACCGGTCAGGCAGACGGTCAACAGGCCGATGCCCAGCCAGTCCACGGAGCGGATGCCGCGCCGCAGGAACGGCGGGTCGTGCACGAAACGCATGGTCAGGAGCATGCCCAGGGCGCAGACGGGCACGTTGATGTAGAAGATCCAAGGCCAGCCCCAGGCGTCGGTCAGCCAGCCGCCGCAGATGGGCCCCAGCGCCGGGGCCAGGACCACGCCCATGCCGTACAGGGCCATGGCCATGCCCTGCTGGGCCGGGGGAAAGGTCTCGCGCAGGATGGCCTGGGACACGGGGATGAGCGCCCCGCCGCCGATGCCCTGGATGACCCGGTAGACGATCATCTGGGGGAAAGTGACGGCCGTGCCGCAGAGGATGGAGCCGATGGTGAACAGGGCGAACGAGAGCAGGTAGAAGTTCTTGCGCCCGATGAGCGCGCTCCACCAGCCGGACATGGTGACCATGATGATCTCGGCGATAGAATAGCTGGTGGCCACCCAGGTGATGGCCGAAAGGTCCGTGCCGAAGCCGCCCATCATGTGGGGCATGGACACGTTGACCACGCTGGTGTCCATGACCGACATGAAGGCCCCGAAGACCACGGTAAGGGCGATGACCCACCGCTCGGCCGGAGCCATGTGCTCCGGGTCCCTGTACGCGCTCACGGCTATTGCACGGCGGTCGCGGGGACCGCATCGGCGCAGGCGGATTCGGCGTGGCGGGCGTCGGCCCGCGCGGCCACGTCAACGCTGGGGATCACGGACATGCCGGGCGCGAGCAGGCAGCCGCCCTCGCCGTTTGGATGGTCGAGGACGATCTTGACCGGCACGCGCTGGACCACCTTGATGAAGTTGCCGGTGGCGTTCTCGGGCGGCAGCAGGGTGAAGCGGGAGCCGGTGCCCCGCTGAATGGAGTCCACGTGGCCCTCGAAGGTCCTGCCGGGATAGGCGTCCACCTCGATGTCCACGGGCTGGCCGGGGCGCATGCCTGCAATCTGGGTCTCCTTGAAGTTGGCCACCACCCAGACGTCGCGGCCGACCACGGACAGGAGCTTCTGGCCCACCTGGACGTAGGCCCCCGGCTCCACGGACTTCTTGGTCACGAAGCCCGCGCACGGGGCGGTGATCCGGGTGTAGGACAGGTCCAGCTCGGCCTGGCGGACCTCGGCCTCGGCCTCGCGGGCCTCGGCCTGGCGCTTGACCACGGCGGCCTGGGCCTGGCGCAACCCGTCGCCGGCGGCCTGGGCCGAGGCCACGGCCTGGCGGATCTGGGCCGACTGGGTGTCGATCCTCTTCCGGGCGGACAGGAGCTTGGCCCTGGACACGGCGGCCTGGGCGCGGGCGTGGTCGTATTCCTGGCGGGACACGGCCCCGGCCTCGACCATCTCGTCCATGCGCTTGAAGTCGTTCTGGTCGCGGTCGTGCCCGGCGGCGTACTCCTCCACCCCGGCCCTGGCCTGAGCCAGTTCGGAACGGTTGGAGGACAGGGCCGCGTTGCGTTGGTCCACCAGGGAGCGGGCGGCGGCCACCTCGGCCTCGGCCTCCTCCCTGGCCGCATTGGCGGACTGCAACCGGGCGCGGGCGATGTCCAAGGCCACCTCGAAGGTGCGCGGGTCCACCCGGACGAGCAGGTCGCCCTTCTCCACCCACTGGTTGTCGTGCACCGGCACCTCGGCCACGTGGCCGTCCACGCGGGGGCTCATGGAGATCACGTGGGCCTCCACAAAGGCGTCGTCCGTGGTTGCGTGGGACATGATCCGCAGATACAGGGGGTAGCCCAGGACCGTGGTCAGGACAATGACCGCCGCGCCCAGGGCGAACAGGGTCTTCCGGGACTTCAGGCGGCTGCGCGCGGAGGCGGGCCCGCCGGAAGCGGCGTTGTCGTGCGTCTTCTCGCTAGTCATCTATCTCTCTCAAATGAAATTGCTTATGCGCTCGGGAACCGGCCGGGACATGCGCTCCGGTCAGCGTTGCACGCCGAGCCCGCGCAGGACGAAGGTGGCCGCGTGGCGGCACAGCTCGTCCAGGTCGGCCCCGGCGGGCGTGAACAGGCAGACAGCCCGGACCAGGCCGGAGATGTACCGGGCCGTCAGGGCGGGACTCTCATCGCGGAACAGCCCCTGGTCGATGCCGCGTTGGATGATGCCCTCGAACAGGTCCCACAGGCTGGCGCGCAGCCGCTGCCATTCCTCGGTCACCGGGCAGGTGACCACGTAGCCGATGAGCTCGATGTTGAAGGACCGGGCGTAGACGTGCCTGGCCAGGATGCCGACCACGCCCG
Proteins encoded:
- the ybaK gene encoding Cys-tRNA(Pro) deacylase; this translates as MTPAINAAKKAKIPYTVHEYEHDPAAPSFGVEAAEKLGVSPERVFKTLVVDAGGTLAVAVVPVLLKLDLKAVAKALDAKKAAMAEVKVVERTTGYVVGGVSPLGQKKRLPTVIDESALACGTMFVSGGRRGLDIELAPNDLAGLTRASFAPVAR
- a CDS encoding DHA2 family efflux MFS transporter permease subunit; protein product: MSAYRDPEHMAPAERWVIALTVVFGAFMSVMDTSVVNVSMPHMMGGFGTDLSAITWVATSYSIAEIIMVTMSGWWSALIGRKNFYLLSFALFTIGSILCGTAVTFPQMIVYRVIQGIGGGALIPVSQAILRETFPPAQQGMAMALYGMGVVLAPALGPICGGWLTDAWGWPWIFYINVPVCALGMLLTMRFVHDPPFLRRGIRSVDWLGIGLLTVCLTGMQVVLERGNDEQWFESPMIVWWTAATVVSLVVLVFWELRSDEPVVNFRVLKDRNLVLGSVMGLVFGVSLFGTTFVLPQFTQKILGYPAFESGLVLAPRALVLLAFMPLAGWAFQRVGAKPLLFAGIGVIVLAYYELMRLSTTAGYLDLIPPLIIMGIGMPFMFVPLSTVSLISVDKSLITDASSIYTLTRRVGGNIGYSLAAVLLDRGVAIHRVYLTDHISDLNQATRDYLTQAVQTLLAKGVGAAQALPLALGLLEKKVMRQATMLAYNDISFAFGCLFFVLVPMVFLMPGRATIRTLTGRRGK
- a CDS encoding HlyD family secretion protein gives rise to the protein MTSEKTHDNAASGGPASARSRLKSRKTLFALGAAVIVLTTVLGYPLYLRIMSHATTDDAFVEAHVISMSPRVDGHVAEVPVHDNQWVEKGDLLVRVDPRTFEVALDIARARLQSANAAREEAEAEVAAARSLVDQRNAALSSNRSELAQARAGVEEYAAGHDRDQNDFKRMDEMVEAGAVSRQEYDHARAQAAVSRAKLLSARKRIDTQSAQIRQAVASAQAAGDGLRQAQAAVVKRQAEAREAEAEVRQAELDLSYTRITAPCAGFVTKKSVEPGAYVQVGQKLLSVVGRDVWVVANFKETQIAGMRPGQPVDIEVDAYPGRTFEGHVDSIQRGTGSRFTLLPPENATGNFIKVVQRVPVKIVLDHPNGEGGCLLAPGMSVIPSVDVAARADARHAESACADAVPATAVQ
- a CDS encoding TetR/AcrR family transcriptional regulator; this translates as MKEDKEKEQRILDTAAELFSRQPFHKVLLSDVARVAAVGKGTLYLYFKSKDDLYFAVLLREFSSLVASMQRFLDENDLTPDEELAGVVGILARHVYARSFNIELIGYVVTCPVTEEWQRLRASLWDLFEGIIQRGIDQGLFRDESPALTARYISGLVRAVCLFTPAGADLDELCRHAATFVLRGLGVQR